The following are encoded in a window of Solidesulfovibrio magneticus RS-1 genomic DNA:
- a CDS encoding response regulator yields MARILIVDDAAITRTMLRGILEKAGHQVVEAADGDAAIAAFRETPSQAAFVDIFMPGKEGLATIKELLELAPSLPIIAMSAGSTFTDTETLGWAKSYGAKFTLPKPLAAAAVLETLGQIFQ; encoded by the coding sequence GTGGCCCGAATCCTCATCGTCGACGACGCCGCCATCACCCGCACCATGCTGCGCGGCATCCTGGAAAAAGCCGGCCACCAAGTGGTTGAGGCCGCCGACGGCGACGCTGCCATCGCCGCCTTTCGCGAAACCCCGTCCCAGGCCGCCTTCGTCGATATCTTCATGCCCGGCAAGGAAGGCCTGGCCACCATCAAGGAGCTTCTCGAACTGGCCCCAAGCCTGCCCATCATCGCCATGAGCGCCGGCAGCACTTTCACCGACACCGAAACCCTGGGCTGGGCCAAAAGCTACGGCGCGAAATTCACCCTGCCCAAACCCCTGGCCGCCGCCGCCGTGCTGGAGACGTTGGGGCAGATATTTCAGTAG
- a CDS encoding glycogen/starch/alpha-glucan phosphorylase, whose product MPVASCPVHGLDADDLSCSIREHVAHSLGKRGQEAGCRDVATAMALTLRDRLVDRMLETRDRYRESRAKRMYYLSIEYLLGRCLGNNIYNMNLQGEMAGLLQSWGFSLEEIREHERDPALGNGGLGRLAACFLDSLATLDMPGCGYGIHYEYGLFKQSIENDRQVERPDYWMAEGMPLQLERRDQAVIVPLYGRVEDHQGPDGGYLPLWVDWQDLVGVPYDIPIVGYGDRTVNYLRLFAAKSTDNFNMQIFDQGDYIKAIHQKVYSELISKVLYPSESISFGKELRLVQEFFLVFCSIRDITRRFLKQNRNIEELPEFTAIQLNDTHPALAVAELMRLLVDERRVPWDRAWNIVTRTLAFTNHTLMPEALEMWSVELMEKVLPRHLQIIYEVNRRFLDTVRASGVTDEAKIRRMSLIDENGGKQVRMAHLAVVGSHSVNGVSKLHSELVKKVLFPDYAALWPGKFNNKTNGITPRRWLYKANPGLSGLISEAIGEDWITDLDQLQKLAPLAEDPSFRERFAGVKRAAKAKLADYFAKTTGIVVSPDAVFDMQAKRIHEYKRQLLNAMHVIHDYLRVTEDGYVPPAPRVYVFAGKAAPGYFEAKEIIHLICRLSKVINADKRASDWIKVVFAADYRVSLAEKLIPAADVSEQISTAGTEASGTGNMKFSLNGALTVGTLDGANIEIREAVGAENFYLFGLTTPEVERLLGEGSYDPWEYYRKHPEIRRVLDALSAGRFSPDEPAVFHWMFEKLLSRNERYLHLADFMTYLDAHERIGMEYANPDVWMRKAALNVARMGGFSSDRTIREYARDIWGIKPFPPKGAAPRA is encoded by the coding sequence ATGCCTGTCGCTTCCTGCCCCGTGCATGGCCTAGACGCCGACGATTTGTCCTGCTCCATCCGCGAACATGTCGCCCACTCGCTGGGAAAACGCGGCCAGGAGGCCGGCTGCCGCGACGTGGCCACGGCCATGGCCCTGACCCTGCGCGACCGGCTGGTCGACCGGATGCTGGAAACCCGCGACCGCTACCGCGAGTCCCGGGCCAAGCGCATGTACTACCTGTCCATCGAGTATTTGCTCGGCCGATGCCTGGGCAACAATATCTATAATATGAACCTGCAGGGCGAGATGGCCGGTTTGCTCCAGTCCTGGGGCTTTTCCCTGGAGGAAATCCGCGAGCACGAGCGCGACCCGGCCCTGGGCAACGGCGGCCTGGGCCGACTGGCCGCCTGCTTCCTCGACTCCCTGGCCACCCTGGACATGCCGGGCTGCGGTTACGGCATCCACTACGAATACGGGCTTTTCAAGCAGTCCATCGAAAACGACCGTCAGGTGGAGCGGCCGGACTACTGGATGGCCGAAGGCATGCCCCTGCAACTGGAACGCCGCGACCAGGCCGTCATTGTGCCGCTCTATGGCCGGGTGGAGGACCATCAAGGCCCGGACGGCGGCTATCTGCCCTTGTGGGTGGACTGGCAGGATCTGGTCGGCGTGCCCTACGACATCCCCATCGTGGGCTACGGCGACCGCACCGTCAATTACCTGCGCCTTTTCGCCGCCAAATCCACCGACAACTTCAACATGCAGATCTTTGACCAAGGCGACTACATCAAGGCCATCCACCAGAAGGTCTATTCCGAACTCATTTCCAAGGTGCTCTACCCCAGCGAATCCATCTCCTTTGGCAAGGAGCTGCGGCTGGTGCAGGAGTTCTTCCTGGTTTTCTGCTCCATCCGCGACATCACCCGCCGCTTCCTCAAGCAGAACCGCAACATTGAGGAGCTGCCGGAATTCACCGCCATCCAGCTCAACGACACCCACCCGGCCCTGGCCGTGGCCGAGCTCATGCGGCTTCTGGTCGACGAACGCCGGGTGCCCTGGGACCGGGCCTGGAACATCGTCACCCGGACGCTCGCCTTCACCAACCATACGCTCATGCCCGAAGCCCTGGAGATGTGGTCGGTGGAGCTGATGGAGAAGGTGCTGCCGCGCCATTTGCAGATCATCTACGAGGTAAACCGCCGCTTCCTCGATACCGTGCGCGCCTCGGGCGTCACCGACGAGGCGAAAATCCGGCGCATGTCGCTTATTGATGAAAACGGCGGCAAGCAGGTGCGCATGGCCCATCTGGCCGTGGTCGGTTCGCACTCGGTCAACGGCGTGTCCAAGCTCCATTCCGAGCTGGTGAAAAAAGTGCTCTTCCCGGACTACGCCGCCCTGTGGCCCGGCAAATTCAACAACAAGACCAACGGCATCACGCCCAGGCGCTGGCTGTACAAGGCCAACCCCGGGCTGTCCGGCCTTATCAGCGAAGCCATCGGCGAGGACTGGATCACCGACCTCGACCAGTTGCAAAAGCTCGCCCCCCTGGCCGAGGACCCGTCGTTTCGGGAGCGCTTCGCCGGGGTCAAGCGGGCGGCCAAGGCCAAGCTCGCGGATTATTTCGCCAAGACCACCGGCATCGTGGTCTCGCCCGACGCCGTCTTCGACATGCAGGCCAAGCGCATCCACGAATACAAGCGCCAGCTGTTAAACGCCATGCACGTCATCCACGATTATCTGCGCGTGACCGAGGACGGCTACGTGCCGCCGGCCCCGCGCGTCTACGTGTTCGCCGGCAAGGCCGCGCCCGGCTATTTCGAGGCCAAGGAGATCATCCACCTCATCTGCCGCCTGTCCAAGGTCATAAACGCCGACAAGCGGGCCAGCGACTGGATCAAGGTGGTCTTTGCCGCCGACTACCGGGTGTCCCTGGCCGAAAAGCTCATCCCGGCCGCCGACGTCAGCGAACAGATCTCCACCGCCGGCACCGAGGCCTCGGGCACAGGCAACATGAAGTTTTCCTTAAACGGCGCGCTGACCGTGGGGACCCTCGACGGAGCCAACATCGAGATCCGCGAGGCCGTGGGCGCGGAAAACTTCTACCTCTTCGGCCTGACCACCCCGGAGGTGGAGCGTTTGCTTGGCGAAGGCAGCTACGACCCCTGGGAATACTACCGCAAGCACCCCGAAATCCGCCGGGTTCTCGACGCCTTGTCGGCCGGGCGCTTTTCCCCGGACGAGCCGGCCGTGTTCCACTGGATGTTCGAAAAGCTCTTGTCGCGAAACGAACGCTACCTGCATCTGGCCGATTTCATGACCTATCTCGACGCCCATGAACGCATCGGCATGGAGTACGCCAACCCCGACGTCTGGATGCGCAAGGCCGCCCTCAACGTGGCCCGCATGGGCGGGTTTTCCTCGGATCGCACCATCCGCGAGTACGCCCGCGACATCTGGGGCATCAAACCCTTCCCGCCCAAGGGGGCCGCGCCACGGGCCTGA
- a CDS encoding DUF47 domain-containing protein — MMLSPSLRFLGPRRQDYLPGLLDHYVPISRGMALLGEALGRSLAAGQDAGFKVLAGEIDILEAEADKIKRRIRNHLPAGFLMVVDKTLFLNYTRSQDNILDAVQEAVVWLGLGEFAMPRDLAEAMIECVAQARRTVELLEPALSETVNHVLAGRSDRGEVKGRMHEIRLQHLKVVRSKRSLIAAAYASELEFARVYQIIRFVEYVFRASHSAEGCADILRAMLAR; from the coding sequence ATGATGCTCAGTCCTTCCCTGCGATTTCTCGGCCCCCGCCGCCAGGATTACCTTCCGGGGCTGCTCGACCACTACGTGCCCATCTCCCGGGGCATGGCCCTTTTGGGCGAGGCCCTGGGGCGCAGCCTGGCCGCCGGACAGGACGCGGGATTCAAGGTGCTGGCCGGGGAGATCGACATCCTCGAAGCCGAGGCCGACAAGATCAAGCGGCGCATCCGCAACCATCTGCCGGCCGGCTTTCTCATGGTCGTCGACAAGACGCTGTTTCTCAACTACACGCGAAGCCAGGACAATATCCTCGACGCCGTGCAGGAAGCCGTGGTCTGGCTGGGACTTGGCGAATTCGCCATGCCGCGCGACCTGGCCGAGGCCATGATCGAGTGCGTGGCCCAGGCCCGGCGCACGGTGGAGCTTTTGGAGCCGGCCCTCTCGGAAACCGTGAACCATGTGCTGGCCGGCCGCAGCGACCGGGGCGAGGTCAAGGGACGGATGCACGAGATCCGGCTGCAGCACCTCAAGGTGGTGCGTTCCAAACGCTCGCTTATTGCCGCCGCCTACGCCTCGGAGCTGGAGTTCGCCCGGGTCTACCAGATCATCCGGTTCGTGGAATACGTGTTTCGGGCCAGCCACAGCGCCGAGGGCTGCGCCGACATCCTGCGGGCCATGCTGGCTCGCTAG
- a CDS encoding efflux RND transporter permease subunit — protein MVNFFIDRPVFSAVISIVITLVGAICILTLPIAQYPQIVPPTVQVSATYDGASAQVVEESVATPIEQEVNGAQDMLYMNSVSSNDGRMVLNVTFDISRDLDLATVDVQNRVALANSRLPSEVVSRGISVKKQSPDMLLVINLSSPDGSRDTLFLNNYAKINITDALARVPGVGNVAVFGERDYGMRVWLDPDKLARLGLTSSDVAQAIREQNVQAPAGQIGLPPAPPGQEFQLSVQVKGRLADPEEFADIIVRTGKGAEMVRVRDVGRVELGSQSYSAFTRLNGNPTCTIQVYQLPGANALDVVEKIRAIMAEQAGYFPPGVSYTIPYDTTKFVTASIHEVIKTLFEAVLLVLIVVYVFLQNGRATLIPMLTVPVSLVGAFAFMQVFGFSINTLTLFGLVLAIGIVVDDAIVVVEAVQHKIDHEKLPPREATKAAMAEVAGPVIAISLVLISVFVPVAFMGGVTGRLYQQFALTLAVSVALSAICALTLSPALCALILRPAGEGKGPLGAFFRGFNRVFDACTRGYAAGVRVAIRRMLLTIICLFAVGAGAWHLLVTLPTGFVPDEDQGYFIVNAMLPEGASLERNDAVVKQLEQTLSADPAVADVLALGGFNLLTSTYSSYSSVLFVILKPWEDRATPQLSLDAVMDRTRKQFAGVQEAIVMAFNPSPIPGLGTTGGFQFELQDRTGGPVAELAATAYDFLAEARTMPAVTGLFTDFSVEVPQLFYNLDRDKVQTLGIPPKTVFEALQTYLGGLYVNDFNKFGRTYRVMLQAEPRFRTSPADIERFYVRSSADEMVPLSTLGVTKDIRGPEYIRRFNLFRTVEISGGTPEGFSSGQSLKSMAELARDKLPQGFGYAWTGIAYQEATSGGQSVFIFGLALLMVFLVLAAQYESWAVPFAVILAVPMAVLGAMGAQMLRGLENNVYAQIGLVMLIGLAAKNAILIVEFAKARHEAGDSPAEAAVSASILRFRPILMTSFAFILGVVPMLVAKGAGAASRHALGTAVFGGMIAATVLGVYFVPALYCGIQRLVSRGDVKGEKTAE, from the coding sequence ATGGTCAACTTTTTCATCGACAGGCCGGTTTTTTCCGCCGTCATCTCCATCGTCATCACCCTGGTCGGGGCCATCTGCATCCTCACCCTGCCCATCGCCCAGTATCCCCAGATCGTCCCGCCCACGGTCCAGGTTTCCGCCACCTACGACGGGGCCAGCGCCCAGGTCGTGGAGGAATCCGTGGCCACGCCCATCGAGCAGGAGGTCAACGGCGCCCAGGACATGCTCTATATGAACTCCGTCAGCTCCAACGACGGACGCATGGTCCTAAACGTCACCTTCGACATCTCCCGCGACCTCGATCTGGCCACCGTGGACGTCCAAAACCGCGTGGCCCTGGCCAACTCCCGCCTGCCCTCGGAAGTCGTCAGCCGGGGCATCTCAGTCAAAAAGCAGTCCCCGGACATGCTGCTGGTGATTAACTTAAGCTCCCCCGACGGTAGCCGGGACACGCTTTTTCTCAACAACTACGCCAAGATCAACATCACCGACGCCCTGGCCCGAGTGCCCGGCGTCGGCAACGTGGCCGTTTTCGGCGAGCGCGACTACGGCATGCGCGTGTGGCTCGACCCGGACAAGCTCGCACGCCTGGGCCTGACCTCCTCCGACGTGGCCCAGGCCATCCGCGAACAAAACGTCCAGGCCCCGGCCGGCCAGATCGGCCTGCCGCCCGCCCCCCCGGGCCAGGAATTCCAGCTGTCCGTCCAGGTCAAGGGCCGGCTGGCCGACCCCGAGGAGTTCGCCGATATCATCGTGCGCACCGGCAAGGGGGCGGAGATGGTGCGCGTGCGCGACGTGGGCCGGGTGGAGTTGGGCAGCCAGAGCTACAGCGCGTTTACGCGCCTGAACGGCAACCCCACCTGCACCATCCAGGTCTACCAGCTGCCCGGAGCCAACGCCCTGGACGTGGTGGAAAAAATCCGGGCCATCATGGCCGAGCAGGCCGGCTACTTTCCGCCCGGCGTCAGCTACACCATCCCCTATGACACCACCAAGTTCGTCACCGCCTCCATCCACGAGGTCATAAAAACCCTGTTCGAGGCCGTGCTGCTCGTGCTCATCGTGGTCTACGTGTTCCTGCAAAACGGCCGGGCCACGCTTATTCCCATGCTCACCGTGCCCGTCTCCCTGGTCGGAGCCTTTGCCTTCATGCAGGTCTTTGGTTTCTCCATCAACACCCTGACCCTATTTGGCCTGGTGCTGGCCATCGGCATCGTCGTGGACGACGCCATCGTCGTGGTCGAGGCCGTGCAGCACAAGATCGACCACGAAAAACTGCCGCCCAGGGAAGCCACCAAGGCGGCCATGGCCGAGGTGGCCGGCCCGGTCATCGCCATCTCCCTGGTGCTCATCTCGGTGTTCGTGCCCGTGGCCTTCATGGGCGGCGTCACCGGCCGGCTCTACCAGCAGTTCGCCTTGACCCTGGCCGTGTCCGTGGCCCTGTCGGCCATCTGCGCCCTGACCCTCTCCCCGGCCCTGTGCGCGCTCATCCTGCGTCCGGCCGGCGAAGGCAAGGGCCCGCTTGGCGCGTTTTTCCGGGGCTTTAACCGCGTCTTCGACGCCTGCACCCGCGGCTACGCCGCCGGCGTGCGCGTGGCCATCCGGCGGATGCTGCTCACCATCATCTGCCTTTTCGCCGTGGGCGCGGGGGCCTGGCATCTGCTCGTCACCCTGCCCACGGGCTTTGTGCCCGACGAGGACCAGGGCTACTTCATCGTCAACGCCATGCTGCCCGAAGGCGCGTCGCTGGAGCGCAACGACGCCGTGGTCAAACAGCTGGAACAGACCTTGTCCGCCGACCCGGCCGTGGCCGACGTGCTGGCCCTGGGCGGCTTCAATCTGCTCACCAGCACCTACAGCTCCTACAGCTCGGTCCTGTTCGTCATTTTAAAGCCCTGGGAAGACCGCGCCACGCCGCAGCTCTCCCTGGACGCGGTCATGGACCGCACCCGCAAGCAGTTCGCCGGGGTCCAGGAAGCCATCGTCATGGCCTTTAACCCCTCGCCCATCCCGGGCCTGGGCACCACCGGCGGCTTCCAGTTCGAACTGCAAGACCGCACCGGCGGCCCGGTGGCCGAACTGGCCGCCACGGCCTACGACTTCCTGGCCGAGGCCCGGACCATGCCCGCCGTCACCGGCCTTTTCACCGACTTCAGCGTGGAGGTGCCCCAACTCTTCTACAACCTCGACCGCGACAAGGTGCAGACCTTGGGCATCCCGCCCAAGACCGTGTTCGAGGCGCTGCAGACCTATCTGGGCGGCCTCTACGTCAACGACTTCAACAAATTCGGCCGCACCTACCGCGTCATGCTCCAGGCCGAGCCGCGCTTCCGCACCAGCCCCGCCGACATCGAACGCTTCTACGTGCGCTCCTCGGCGGACGAGATGGTTCCCTTGAGCACCCTGGGCGTAACCAAAGACATCCGAGGCCCGGAATACATCCGCCGCTTCAACCTCTTCCGCACCGTGGAAATCTCCGGCGGCACCCCCGAAGGCTTCTCCTCCGGACAGTCCCTCAAATCCATGGCCGAACTCGCCCGCGACAAGCTGCCCCAGGGCTTCGGCTACGCCTGGACCGGCATCGCCTACCAGGAAGCCACCTCCGGCGGCCAGTCCGTGTTCATCTTCGGCCTGGCCCTGCTCATGGTCTTCCTGGTGCTGGCCGCCCAGTACGAATCCTGGGCCGTGCCCTTCGCCGTCATCCTGGCCGTGCCCATGGCCGTGCTTGGGGCCATGGGCGCGCAAATGCTGCGCGGCCTGGAAAACAACGTCTACGCCCAGATCGGCCTGGTCATGCTCATCGGCCTTGCCGCCAAGAACGCCATCCTCATCGTCGAATTCGCCAAGGCCCGCCACGAGGCCGGCGACAGCCCGGCCGAAGCCGCCGTCTCGGCCTCCATCCTGCGTTTTCGGCCCATCCTCATGACCTCGTTCGCCTTCATCCTCGGCGTCGTGCCCATGCTCGTGGCCAAAGGGGCCGGCGCGGCCAGCCGCCACGCCCTGGGCACCGCCGTCTTCGGCGGCATGATCGCCGCCACCGTCCTCGGCGTGTATTTCGTGCCGGCGCTCTACTGCGGCATCCAACGGCTGGTGTCGCGGGGCGATGTGAAAGGGGAGAAGACAGCGGAATAA
- a CDS encoding DNA polymerase IV — MRRAGPFSSRGATRNLSGRASCFSRRPVAPSPMAVILHLDMDAFFASVEQHDEPSLKGKPVIIGHHHRGVVSAASYEARVYGVRSAMPVSEAKRRCPHGVFLPGNRRRYSEVSRIVMETLGRFSPLVEPASIDEAYVDITGSQTLFGPPETMARAMKADIREATGLPCSVGVAPVKFIAKIASDYDKPDGLTIVTPETALDFLGPLPVSKIPGVGKRAEESLARLGIRVVADIRRHEPEFLARHCGKWGLDLYDKAHARGSAVVCTDREAKSVSAENTFEADTADRDILAAWLLKQAERVGRELRQESLRGRTVTIKLKFNTFKQITRSRTLAEPTASDSAIFETARALLDAEPLPHPLRLIGVGVSQFGEPHRQLALLEPPGKTQARHDAQIDAALDRIRDKFGKAAIMRGRLFEYERNGERKEE, encoded by the coding sequence CTGAGGCGGGCGGGGCCTTTTTCCTCCAGGGGCGCGACTCGGAACCTTTCCGGCCGCGCCTCTTGCTTTTCCCGCCGCCCCGTCGCACCCTCCCCCATGGCCGTGATTCTCCATCTCGACATGGACGCCTTTTTCGCCTCCGTGGAACAGCACGACGAACCTTCCCTTAAGGGGAAGCCCGTCATTATCGGCCACCACCACCGGGGCGTGGTCTCGGCCGCCTCCTACGAGGCCCGGGTCTACGGCGTGCGCTCGGCCATGCCCGTGTCCGAAGCCAAACGCCGCTGCCCCCACGGCGTGTTCCTGCCCGGCAACCGCCGCCGCTACAGCGAGGTTTCCCGGATCGTCATGGAAACGCTCGGCCGCTTTTCCCCGCTGGTCGAACCCGCCTCCATCGACGAGGCCTACGTCGACATCACCGGCAGCCAGACCCTCTTCGGGCCGCCCGAAACCATGGCCCGGGCCATGAAGGCCGACATCCGCGAGGCCACGGGCTTGCCCTGTTCCGTGGGCGTCGCGCCGGTCAAATTCATCGCCAAGATCGCCTCGGACTACGACAAGCCCGACGGGCTCACCATCGTCACCCCGGAAACCGCCCTGGATTTCCTGGGGCCCCTGCCCGTGTCCAAGATTCCGGGCGTGGGCAAACGCGCCGAGGAGAGTCTCGCCCGCCTGGGCATCCGGGTGGTGGCCGACATTCGCCGCCACGAGCCGGAATTTTTGGCCCGCCACTGCGGCAAATGGGGCCTGGACCTCTACGACAAGGCTCACGCCCGGGGCAGCGCCGTCGTTTGCACCGACCGCGAAGCCAAGTCCGTCAGCGCCGAGAACACCTTCGAGGCCGACACCGCCGACCGCGACATCCTGGCCGCCTGGCTCCTCAAACAGGCCGAACGCGTGGGCCGCGAACTGCGCCAGGAATCCCTTCGCGGCCGCACCGTCACCATCAAGCTCAAGTTCAACACGTTTAAGCAGATCACCCGCAGCCGCACCCTGGCCGAACCCACCGCCTCGGACAGCGCCATCTTCGAGACCGCCCGGGCGCTGCTCGACGCCGAACCCCTGCCGCACCCCCTTCGCCTCATCGGCGTCGGCGTCTCGCAGTTTGGCGAGCCGCACCGCCAACTCGCCCTCCTCGAACCGCCAGGCAAAACACAAGCCCGACACGACGCCCAAATAGACGCCGCCCTGGACCGCATCCGCGACAAGTTCGGCAAGGCTGCCATCATGCGGGGGAGACTGTTTGAGTACGAACGGAACGGGGAGCGAAAAGAGGAGTAA
- the ahbC gene encoding 12,18-didecarboxysiroheme deacetylase, with the protein MIGISKLYCGGVEASDALRYGRHSGKLPSHLLQFSKDKKPVVVWNMTRRCNLKCVHCYAKAVDPEGADDIGTVEAKAMIDDLAAYGAPVMLFSGGEPLVRKDLTELASHAVSKGMRAVISTNGTLITRDKARELKSVGLSYVGISLDGGEEVHDKFRGVAGSFKKALEGIENCQNEGLKVGLRFTINKRNASEVPLLFDLLREREVPRICFYHLVYAGRGSELIAEDLDHAATRAIVDLIMDRTKALHDAGLPKEVLTVDNHADGPYVYQRLLREDPTRAADVMELLSFNEGNNSGRGIGCISWDGKVHPDQFWRHHVFGNVRERPFSEIWDDPNIELLAKLKDKKKHVKGRCATCRYLSICGGNFRARAEAVYDDVWAPDPACYLTDDEIRAED; encoded by the coding sequence ATGATCGGCATATCCAAGCTTTACTGCGGCGGCGTGGAGGCTTCCGACGCCCTGCGCTACGGTCGGCATTCCGGCAAGCTCCCGTCGCACCTGCTGCAATTTTCCAAGGACAAAAAGCCCGTCGTGGTCTGGAACATGACCCGCCGGTGCAACCTCAAGTGCGTGCACTGCTACGCCAAGGCCGTGGACCCCGAGGGCGCCGACGACATCGGCACCGTCGAAGCCAAGGCCATGATCGACGATCTGGCCGCCTACGGCGCGCCGGTGATGCTGTTCTCCGGCGGCGAGCCGCTGGTGCGCAAGGACCTGACCGAACTGGCCTCCCATGCCGTGTCCAAGGGGATGCGGGCCGTTATTTCCACCAACGGCACGCTCATTACCCGCGACAAGGCTCGGGAACTCAAGTCCGTGGGCCTTTCTTACGTCGGCATTTCCCTGGACGGCGGCGAAGAGGTCCACGACAAGTTTCGCGGCGTGGCCGGCTCGTTCAAAAAAGCCCTGGAAGGCATCGAGAACTGCCAGAACGAGGGCCTCAAGGTCGGCCTGCGCTTCACCATCAACAAGCGCAACGCCTCCGAAGTGCCGCTGTTGTTTGACCTCTTGCGCGAACGCGAAGTGCCGCGCATCTGTTTCTACCATCTGGTCTACGCCGGCCGGGGTTCGGAACTCATCGCCGAGGACCTTGACCACGCCGCCACCCGGGCGATTGTGGACCTCATCATGGACCGCACCAAGGCCCTGCACGACGCCGGCCTGCCCAAGGAAGTCCTCACCGTGGACAACCACGCCGACGGCCCCTACGTCTACCAGCGCCTGCTGCGCGAGGACCCGACCCGCGCCGCCGACGTCATGGAGCTGCTGTCCTTTAACGAAGGCAACAACTCCGGCCGGGGCATCGGCTGCATCTCCTGGGACGGCAAGGTCCATCCCGACCAGTTCTGGCGGCACCATGTTTTCGGTAACGTGCGCGAGCGTCCGTTCTCCGAGATCTGGGACGACCCGAACATCGAACTGCTGGCCAAGCTCAAGGACAAGAAAAAGCACGTGAAGGGGCGCTGCGCCACCTGCCGCTACCTGTCGATTTGCGGCGGCAACTTCCGGGCCCGGGCCGAGGCCGTGTACGACGACGTCTGGGCGCCCGATCCGGCCTGCTACCTGACCGACGACGAGATTCGCGCCGAGGATTGA
- a CDS encoding efflux RND transporter periplasmic adaptor subunit — MRRLLLRPLPTCLSLLLLAALACLSGCGDQDAAKKQADAKPAEPPAVLVQAKKPVVADVPVYGEYVGRVAAKENIEVRARVEGYLKERNFTEGALVKKGDLLFVIEPRQYQENLQKARAELDRQNALLAKAKVDLGRFEQLYKQRAVSRDEYDTRLTNERELAANADSARTAVETAERDLGYTRVTAPIAGRIGKAYVNVGNLVGKGDNTLLAEISSTDPMYVDFSISERDYLEFTKAIMANGDKPREYPLTLILADDSIYPLSGDADMADRALDAKTGTLAVRGVFKNPQGVLKPGQFAKVRALLEYRKAALLVPQRAIIDVQGSKSVYVVAGNGKIEAKAVTLGGSKDGNFVIDSGLTPTDMVVVEGVSKIRPGVPAKIVEAEAQTPAQPPAAAPAAKP, encoded by the coding sequence ATGCGCCGACTGTTGCTGCGCCCCCTGCCGACCTGTCTGTCTCTGCTCCTGCTTGCCGCCCTGGCCTGCCTGTCCGGTTGCGGCGACCAGGACGCGGCCAAGAAACAGGCGGACGCCAAACCGGCTGAACCGCCGGCGGTGCTGGTGCAGGCCAAAAAGCCCGTGGTGGCCGATGTGCCGGTCTACGGCGAATATGTGGGACGGGTGGCGGCCAAGGAAAACATCGAAGTCCGCGCCCGGGTGGAAGGCTATCTCAAGGAGCGCAACTTCACCGAAGGCGCGCTGGTCAAAAAGGGCGATCTGCTTTTCGTCATTGAGCCGCGCCAGTATCAGGAAAACCTGCAGAAAGCCCGGGCCGAGCTGGATCGCCAGAACGCGCTTCTGGCCAAGGCCAAGGTCGATCTCGGCCGCTTCGAGCAGCTCTATAAGCAACGCGCCGTCAGCCGCGACGAATATGACACCCGGCTGACCAACGAACGCGAGCTGGCCGCCAACGCCGACAGCGCCAGGACCGCCGTGGAAACCGCCGAACGCGACCTCGGCTACACCCGCGTCACCGCCCCCATCGCCGGCCGCATCGGCAAGGCCTACGTCAATGTCGGCAACCTCGTCGGCAAGGGCGACAACACGCTTTTGGCCGAAATCTCCTCCACCGACCCCATGTACGTCGATTTCTCCATCAGCGAACGCGACTACCTCGAATTCACCAAGGCCATCATGGCCAATGGCGACAAGCCCCGGGAATATCCCCTCACGCTCATCCTGGCCGACGACTCCATCTACCCCTTGAGCGGCGACGCCGACATGGCCGACCGGGCCCTGGACGCCAAGACCGGCACCCTGGCCGTGCGCGGCGTCTTCAAAAACCCCCAAGGCGTGCTCAAGCCCGGCCAGTTCGCCAAGGTCCGGGCTTTGCTCGAGTACCGCAAGGCCGCGCTGCTCGTGCCCCAGCGGGCCATCATCGACGTCCAGGGCAGCAAGTCCGTCTACGTCGTGGCCGGCAACGGCAAGATCGAGGCCAAGGCCGTGACCCTTGGCGGCTCCAAGGACGGCAACTTCGTCATCGACTCGGGGCTTACCCCCACCGACATGGTCGTCGTGGAAGGCGTTTCCAAGATCCGGCCGGGCGTGCCGGCCAAGATCGTCGAGGCCGAGGCCCAGACGCCGGCCCAGCCCCCGGCCGCCGCGCCGGCCGCCAAGCCCTAG
- a CDS encoding Fur family transcriptional regulator, producing MKPPRSQRLQAIIARLHEGGYRVTPQREAILAAMADSPDHPTAEVVHRRLLPYIPDLSLATVYKTLTALKACGEVLELQFSNQDNRYDAARPKPHPHLICQGCGTVTDSDLPGVEAMALALAEATGYAITSHRLDFFGLCPACRARGAAD from the coding sequence ATGAAACCGCCGCGCTCGCAACGCCTCCAGGCCATCATCGCCCGGCTGCACGAGGGCGGCTACCGGGTCACGCCCCAGCGCGAGGCCATTCTGGCCGCCATGGCCGACAGCCCGGACCATCCCACGGCCGAGGTTGTGCATCGCCGCTTGCTCCCGTACATCCCCGACTTGAGCCTGGCCACGGTCTACAAGACCCTCACCGCGCTCAAGGCCTGCGGCGAGGTGCTGGAGCTGCAGTTCAGCAACCAGGACAACCGCTACGACGCGGCCCGGCCCAAGCCCCATCCGCATCTGATCTGCCAGGGCTGCGGCACGGTGACGGATTCCGACCTGCCGGGCGTCGAGGCCATGGCCCTAGCTCTGGCCGAGGCCACGGGCTATGCCATCACTTCCCATCGCCTGGATTTCTTCGGCCTGTGCCCGGCCTGTCGGGCGCGCGGAGCGGCGGACTAG